In Pseudonocardia sp. C8, one genomic interval encodes:
- a CDS encoding mandelate racemase/muconate lactonizing enzyme family protein has protein sequence MRITGVRIIQPKTPGLGDLGIPWNPTVLRIDTDEGVYGIGEIGLPMGHAAHGQVGLARDYAPLVLGMDPFQTTAIWEKLYRHTFWALGGGMIIFGVISAIDNALWDLKGKALGAPVHQLLGGKTHDRLRAYASQIQFDWTTSLGAMVTPADYAEATRKALADGFDCVKVNPIGFDLDGRWMTWNTRGTLTRQQVRTAVERVAAVREAGGDELDIIVELHCHTDAGTAVQLGRELEQFRILYYEEATAPMNWNAMKEIGQRISIPIAAGERLYTRFGFRPYIEQQVVSVIQPDLGTCGGFTECRTICDMASTYDIGVQLHLIGSPISTAAALQMEAVLPNFVIHEHNNTSLLPANIGLCVNDYQPKDGWFEIPEAPGIGQDLTEEAYASADTITVN, from the coding sequence ATGCGGATCACGGGCGTGCGGATCATCCAACCGAAGACGCCGGGCCTGGGGGACCTCGGTATCCCATGGAATCCCACGGTGCTGCGGATCGATACGGACGAAGGTGTCTACGGCATCGGCGAGATCGGCCTGCCCATGGGGCACGCGGCACACGGGCAGGTAGGACTCGCCAGGGACTATGCCCCTCTCGTCCTCGGCATGGATCCATTTCAGACGACGGCGATCTGGGAGAAGCTCTACCGCCACACGTTCTGGGCACTGGGCGGTGGCATGATTATTTTCGGCGTCATCAGCGCGATCGACAACGCGCTGTGGGACCTCAAGGGCAAGGCGCTCGGAGCTCCCGTCCACCAGCTCCTGGGCGGCAAGACCCACGATCGACTGCGCGCCTACGCGTCCCAGATCCAGTTCGACTGGACCACGTCGCTGGGCGCCATGGTGACGCCCGCCGACTATGCGGAAGCCACCAGGAAGGCGCTGGCGGACGGATTCGACTGCGTGAAGGTGAACCCGATCGGGTTCGACCTCGACGGACGTTGGATGACATGGAACACGCGCGGCACGCTCACCCGCCAGCAGGTGCGGACCGCGGTCGAGCGCGTCGCCGCCGTCCGCGAGGCAGGTGGCGACGAACTGGACATCATCGTCGAACTCCACTGCCACACCGACGCCGGCACGGCCGTCCAGCTGGGACGTGAACTGGAGCAGTTCCGGATCCTGTACTACGAGGAAGCCACCGCGCCGATGAACTGGAATGCGATGAAGGAGATCGGGCAGCGGATCAGCATTCCGATCGCGGCCGGCGAGCGTCTGTACACCCGATTCGGCTTCCGTCCTTATATCGAGCAGCAGGTGGTCAGTGTGATTCAACCGGACCTTGGCACCTGCGGGGGATTCACCGAGTGCCGAACCATTTGCGATATGGCATCGACCTATGACATCGGTGTCCAGCTCCACCTCATCGGGAGCCCGATCTCGACGGCTGCCGCGCTCCAGATGGAAGCCGTTCTCCCGAATTTTGTGATCCATGAGCACAACAACACCAGTCTGCTCCCGGCCAACATCGGCCTCTGCGTCAACGACTACCAGCCGAAGGATGGCTGGTTCGAAATTCCGGAAGCACCCGGGATCGGGCAGGACCTGACCGAGGAGGCGTACGCCAGCGCAGACACCATTACCGTCAACTGA
- a CDS encoding FadR/GntR family transcriptional regulator, which produces MARPIEKINRDSVAHQVFGDLKDRILTGEFTVGQKLPGEHSLSADYGVSRASVRAALQKLGTLGLVESRAGEGTFVREGSFDNLMREVSLLVAQESMTPFVAEFRDVVEKASTALAIERASDSELDRFVELAGELERVAVTGDVEKYLECDYNYHLALCRLSHNPLLELIYGSIRELFRLSIRANLEKTAATHPNALQASARTHLLFSQTVQRRDASGALAIIDSIVNNPDTVDMAATESEG; this is translated from the coding sequence TTGGCACGGCCGATCGAGAAGATCAATCGCGACAGTGTCGCGCACCAGGTGTTCGGCGACCTCAAGGATCGGATTCTGACCGGCGAGTTCACGGTCGGCCAGAAGCTTCCCGGGGAACACTCCCTGTCAGCGGACTACGGAGTCAGCCGCGCCTCCGTGCGAGCGGCGTTACAGAAACTGGGGACGCTCGGCCTGGTCGAGAGCCGGGCCGGCGAGGGCACCTTCGTCAGGGAAGGGTCCTTCGACAACCTCATGCGGGAGGTGAGCCTCCTGGTGGCGCAGGAGTCGATGACACCCTTCGTTGCCGAGTTTCGTGACGTCGTCGAGAAGGCATCGACGGCGTTGGCGATCGAGCGCGCGTCGGACTCCGAACTCGATCGGTTCGTGGAGCTGGCCGGCGAACTCGAACGGGTCGCCGTAACAGGCGACGTCGAGAAGTATCTCGAGTGCGACTACAATTACCATCTCGCACTATGCAGGCTCAGCCACAACCCGCTTCTCGAGTTGATCTACGGGAGCATTCGTGAGCTCTTCCGGCTCAGCATACGCGCAAACCTCGAGAAGACTGCCGCTACACACCCGAACGCCTTGCAGGCCAGCGCACGAACGCACCTCCTCTTCTCGCAGACAGTACAGCGTCGAGACGCATCAGGCGCTCTCGCAATAATTGACTCGATCGTCAACAACCCTGATACCGTGGATATGGCCGCGACGGAGTCGGAGGGGTAG